The following nucleotide sequence is from Megalops cyprinoides isolate fMegCyp1 chromosome 6, fMegCyp1.pri, whole genome shotgun sequence.
GTCACATATGGTGCCCTTTACCAGCTTTCCAATCTGGGTTTTTAAATCCTCTATCCATCCCCAGTTACTCACTGTAATCACAATTCCTTGCATTCCCACTGAACGTATTGTCTGGTGTTTATTTTGGTACAAAATGACTGCCAGTCCAGtattatgttcttttttaatgtgtgcaAATCTGATGTACGCATCTCAATTTTTGTAACCATTCTTTGTTAATAGACTTTGGTTCAGTGAGGTCTGAATGGCAATGTCAGCACTTTCTAGTTAACCTGCAGGCAAATAAAGGTTCAAGCATGGATTCCAAATACTGAGCTTATTCATGGTTTTTAATACAAACCACCTTGACTGCTAGGTAGGTAACTTAACTCTACAGCAATAAGAGTCCTCCTCTACATTTTGACATCTCAAACTGAAAGTTGTTAGGGCAGGAACCTCATTAatacagcagggggcagtggtCAATTTTAAAGCAGTTGGCAAACTGGCCATTCTCTATGTTGTCTTATGTGGAGTAACATGCATAGGGCGCAACGACTTTAACAAAAGTACATTAAATTTGTTTAGCAGACCATCTCATGGAGAGTAGcatacagctggctatttactgaggaaattcagattaagtacctagcccaagTATATAACAGCAGTACCACACCTAGAAATGGAACCAGCAGTCTTTTGGTTCAGAGCCTtgccccttaccactatactaacactgctgccctgtgaaTGGATTAAAATTGCTGGAGGAACCTTGTGTATCTGGCCATATCAGGtaaaagcagaggagaggatGGTGCCTTGTAGTTGTGATTGCATTGTAAGTGTATAATACCTGTCATACGCAATTTTCTCTTTTGGGGGCTCATCAAGCCACTGTCAAAATGCATGGTGAACGTAGAGCACGCCAATTAATGCTGACCCAAGACCAACCTAGTTCAATGTCTATCACACAGGAAATCTGATACTAATCCAGGGCATAGGTGGTCTGTCCAGTGTACAAAGCGCTCCTGTAAAATTGTCTAGATACCTTGATCTAGACAATTTTACAAGTAGGTAGTGCAAAAAAAGTGTGGAGGCAGACCAATTAGGGTTTACATAGGTAGGGAAACCCAAGTAAACTTTAAGTAAATTGTAGGTTAAAACAGTAGTGCACtcccttttctttcccctcctgAGTGGCTGCCCTGTTCACAGCACATGTAACTCTGCCTCTCTAGGGGAACAGCTGCTGGTTGTTGGGGAGGTCTTCCTGTTGAGGCCCCTGCAGCTCTATGCCATAACCCAGCAGCTGAAGTTGGCAAAGCCCACCTGCGCCAACGGTGATGCCAAGGCAGACCTTGGGCACATACTGGACTTTACCTGTAGACTGAAATATCTCAAGGTAAGTGTTGGCTTTTCCTACTTAAAGTGATTTTGCTAAGCTGGGCTTCTGAGTATCTATGGCTTAACTGTAAATCCGAATTCCACATCcagtcctttttttcccccaagaaCAACAGCCAGAAAGTTTGTTCCTTGCTATTGCATCTCTAGATTCCCGGCGCGAAAGGTGTAGTGGGCACCAGCAACATTCAGGAGCACCTTCTTCCATTTGACCTGTCAGTCTTCAAATCTCTCCTTCAGATCGAGGTAGGAACTGAGTGTATGTAATCGCTTCCACACACAGTGTCATAATGGTGACATTTACTtcaataataaatgttttgttcattacAGATCAGTCACTGTGATTCAAAACAAATTGTAGGGCTTCCCTTTTTAAGACTGACCGTGGCTACGATGAGCATTCACTACTCTGCAGTGTCAATGAAGGTACAGTGCGTATGACCATTTAGTATAACTCGTCCTGAGAAAAATGTTGTTACAAGAAAACAGTAGTAATTTGTGATATGCAGCTTTCCCTTTTAGTCAGCTTTATGTGTAGATGTAGACATTTAgcatttgttctgtgtgtgtgtgtgtagtacagGTTCTGGTGTTCACAGCTAGTTCCACTTCCGTGTCTACAGGATATCCTGGTTCCAGAAGCTGCCGAGTTTGCCCAATGGGAGGCAGAGGGCGTGGCCTCTGACTGCCCAGTCACTGCCATAATTCCAACCTGGAAGACACTGACCACCCTGGACATGAGTCATAATCAAATAAGTTGCATTGATGAGTCAGTGGTGAGTGGAACAGCTGGCTGTTTCTGGTGGCCTTATAAGCATTGTGTAATGCTCAGTTCATAATGATGAACACAGGTCTGCATTTAAAAGTTATCATTTGTTTTGCCCCAGTGTTCCAGTAGCACCACACTAGACACTCATGTAgagtaaaatgtattaaattatcCCCTGAGCAGTCTAAGATGTGTAATTccctgcttcttttttttttcagaaattaataCCAAAAGTCGAATTCCTGGACCTAAGCTACAATGAGCTTTCTCTGGTGGAGAACCTGCAGGTAGGAGTAAACTCTGCATTTGAATTTAgaattttaattgattgaaatagcattattgttattaattggcatattaataaaatgaattaaactcATGGTGCATATGCAAGTATATGCCTTATTGGAAAGTATCATTTGGGCtcacataactttttttttttttttttttagtcaggCAATGTCTCTTTGAGTCTCTTTTTAAATCTAATTAGCCAATGCACTGTTTATGCAGTAGCATTGATGCCATTGATCACTGCATTGCCTTTGATGTCACTGCATGGCAGggcatttcatttggttttcacTGATTAAGACTTTGGGTTGATGTATTTCCAATAACTGAATTCGGCACTAGTCCCATAATGAtgtctgaaatgaataatttcttggaaatatttaaaagtcAGAGGAGCAGAAGTTTGTGGGTGAAAAGCAAGCCCTAATTGTTTTAATAGCATTACATGGATGTTAAATTATACATAACCCTACCCACATGACCAAGAGGGAAGAACttgtttaatttgtattgtgttgATGTCGTTTCAGCACTTGTATAATCTTATTCACCTGGACCTGTCCTACAATAAACTGACAGTATTGGAGGGTGTTCACACGAAGCTTGGAAACATCAAGACTCTGAACTTGGCAGGGAATCAGCTAGAAAGTCTCTCTGGTCTTAATAAGCTCTACTCCCTCGTCAACTTGGATTTGAGCAACAACAAATTATCACAGGTATTGTTTCTCTCAGTAAGGTGTGGGAGAAGTTGGAACTCCCTTTGCAGGGATCTCCATGGTAACTGTGGCTGAATTCTTTGTGGCTTCTTTTGTTCTCTTATTTTTGCAGCACTTAAGACCGTTATTGACGAAGTGttattgctttaaaataaaGCAGGAAGTTGTGGCATGGTTTGGAGGTGGTAATGCTTAGTTTTTAAAGTCctgcttttaaagaaaatgcTACTCTATTTACACACCTTGCCTACCAGACTGGTGGCATAAAGGTGGagctttcagaaatgttttgggAATTCAATAATTTTGTAGCAGGTCTGCACAAAtgtccaaaaataaacacagagctgaaacCGTAAGGGAATAcaatcctttttaaaatatctaatTTAATGCTCACGCATTTAGCCCTATGAAGTACCGCTCATGTAAGGCCAATGATTTTAGTCATTTTGTTCTGTATGTTGAAAatatcagtctttttttaaattaaacattgagAGCTGTTTTCATTAGCGAGTTGTGCTGTCATCGAGAAGTGGAATACCACGATCAGCAGCCTTGTCCCCGgaggctgcagtgtctgcaggtttTCGTTCCTCCAAAGCACTGAAGCACATGATTCAACCAAGCATCCCCTGCTTTGAGCAAACAGCAGTGATTTCCAGGGAGCTGAATAGGAacagtgtgtgttagtgcattgaactgacattcacacaaaaacatatgtTGACGCAGACGCAAAGATCTATTTCCTTGTAAATGTGTTGCATATATAAAAACCCAGAACCAAAAGAGGAATCTTGGTTAAACTGGAACTTTCTGTTTCcaggccttttttttaaagacatgttTCCAAATAATCAACAAATAACCTGCTACTGAATGCGTGTGACTAATTTGGGCAATACCCAATAGCCACAGGCAGTTTACCCTTCCATTATATAgttaacattattatttgttcTATTTACATCAAAAATAGTACAATTCAAACAAAGGGCcaagaaacaaaggaaaggatTAAGAAGGGGGTTTAATTAAATGACAGTTTTTAGAGTATAATACGGTACCCAGGGGAAAGGGAACGATGGAGATGGGAAATGCTAGTGGAAATCTTTGAACTGTATAAGGCCCCAGTTTGGTACGTTATTGTAAACCTAGTGAAAGGGTAGTGCGCCCGGTCtcatgttttctctctgttttttctaCCAGTTTGAAGAAATTAGAAACATAGGGACTCTGCCATGTTTGGAGAAGCTCTCCCTCACCAACAACCCTCTGAGCATCATCCCAGATTACAGGACAAAGGTTCTGGCTCAGTTCTGGGACCGAGCTTCAGAGGTATGCTGCTCTTTGTAAGACATTTGCATGTGTGGTGAGAAAGGAGCTGTTCCACAATGGGGCTGATGGTACCTTCCTCTTGTATAATGTAGGTGTGCTTGGACGGCACTGCAACAACCGAAAAGGAGCTAGACACGGTTGAGGTTCTGAAAGCCATTCAGA
It contains:
- the nisch gene encoding nischarin isoform X2, which produces MDPAAFPEEVTEQKKVRIVGSELVDNYTVYIIEVTVGDHQWTIKHRYSDFHDLHEKLTAEKKIDKNLLPPKKMIGKNSKSLVEKRQKELEVYLQTLLVRFPLAAPKVLSCFLHFHLYEINGITAALAEDLFHKGEQLLVVGEVFLLRPLQLYAITQQLKLAKPTCANGDAKADLGHILDFTCRLKYLKIPGAKGVVGTSNIQEHLLPFDLSVFKSLLQIEISHCDSKQIVGLPFLRLTVATMSIHYSAVSMKDILVPEAAEFAQWEAEGVASDCPVTAIIPTWKTLTTLDMSHNQISCIDESVKLIPKVEFLDLSYNELSLVENLQHLYNLIHLDLSYNKLTVLEGVHTKLGNIKTLNLAGNQLESLSGLNKLYSLVNLDLSNNKLSQFEEIRNIGTLPCLEKLSLTNNPLSIIPDYRTKVLAQFWDRASEVCLDGTATTEKELDTVEVLKAIQKAKEAKDRMANSEKKICEDSRLSAGGSHSPSSSLAAPPCSSPLSHTASSSQGNHK
- the nisch gene encoding nischarin isoform X4 gives rise to the protein MDPAAFPEEVTEQKKVRIVGSELVDNYTVYIIEVTVGDHQWTIKHRYSDFHDLHEKLTAEKKIDKNLLPPKKMIGKNSKSLVEKRQKELEVYLQTLLVRFPLAAPKVLSCFLHFHLYEINGITAALAEDLFHKGEQLLVVGEVFLLRPLQLYAITQQLKLAKPTCANGDAKADLGHILDFTCRLKYLKIPGAKGVVGTSNIQEHLLPFDLSVFKSLLQIEISHCDSKQIVGLPFLRLTVATMSIHYSAVSMKDILVPEAAEFAQWEAEGVASDCPVTAIIPTWKTLTTLDMSHNQISCIDESVKLIPKVEFLDLSYNELSLVENLQHLYNLIHLDLSYNKLTVLEGVHTKLGNIKTLNLAGNQLESLSGLNKLYSLVNLDLSNNKLSQFEEIRNIGTLPCLEKLSLTNNPLSIIPDYRTKVLAQFWDRASEVCLDGTATTEKELDTVEVLKAIQKAKEAKDRMANSEKKK
- the nisch gene encoding nischarin isoform X3 is translated as MDPAAFPEEVTEQKKVRIVGSELVDNYTVYIIEVTVGDHQWTIKHRYSDFHDLHEKLTAEKKIDKNLLPPKKMIGKNSKSLVEKRQKELEVYLQTLLVRFPLAAPKVLSCFLHFHLYEINGITAALAEDLFHKGEQLLVVGEVFLLRPLQLYAITQQLKLAKPTCANGDAKADLGHILDFTCRLKYLKIPGAKGVVGTSNIQEHLLPFDLSVFKSLLQIEISHCDSKQIVGLPFLRLTVATMSIHYSAVSMKDILVPEAAEFAQWEAEGVASDCPVTAIIPTWKTLTTLDMSHNQISCIDESVKLIPKVEFLDLSYNELSLVENLQHLYNLIHLDLSYNKLTVLEGVHTKLGNIKTLNLAGNQLESLSGLNKLYSLVNLDLSNNKLSQFEEIRNIGTLPCLEKLSLTNNPLSIIPDYRTKVLAQFWDRASEVCLDGTATTEKELDTVEVLKAIQKAKEAKDRMANSEKKIKPGFTENR